One genomic segment of Streptomyces sp. NBC_00239 includes these proteins:
- a CDS encoding PadR family transcriptional regulator, with amino-acid sequence MALDHAILVSLLEKPGSGYELARRFERSIGYFWTATHQQIYRVLKRMETDGMLAVREVPQQGRPDKKEYSVAAPGRAALAAWLHEPIEPESLRHDLAVKIRGAAFDDPAALIREVERHHQVHSGRLAHYLAGELRDFTGPEAPVPLDAGRELQHVVLRGGIAYERMTIAWLDDVLATLHRLAGSAPSPAAGSAPAPAAGPAAPASV; translated from the coding sequence ATGGCGCTCGACCACGCGATCCTCGTCTCCCTGCTGGAGAAGCCGGGCTCCGGCTACGAGCTGGCCCGCCGGTTCGAGCGGTCCATCGGCTACTTCTGGACCGCCACCCACCAGCAGATCTACCGCGTGCTCAAGCGCATGGAGACCGACGGCATGCTCGCCGTCCGCGAGGTGCCCCAGCAGGGCCGGCCGGACAAGAAGGAGTACTCCGTCGCCGCCCCCGGCCGGGCCGCGCTCGCCGCCTGGCTGCACGAGCCGATCGAACCCGAGAGCCTGCGGCACGACCTCGCCGTGAAGATCCGCGGCGCCGCCTTCGACGACCCGGCCGCCCTGATCCGCGAGGTCGAGCGGCACCACCAGGTGCACAGCGGCCGGCTCGCGCACTACCTCGCCGGCGAACTGCGGGACTTCACCGGGCCCGAGGCCCCCGTGCCGCTCGACGCGGGCCGCGAACTCCAGCACGTCGTGCTGCGCGGCGGCATCGCGTACGAGCGGATGACGATCGCCTGGCTCGACGACGTCCTCGCCACCCTCCACCGGCTCGCCGGTTCCGCACCCTCGCCCGCGGCCGGTTCCGCGCCCGCGCCCGCGGCCGGGCCCGCGGCCCCGGCTTCCGTCTGA